In Anoplopoma fimbria isolate UVic2021 breed Golden Eagle Sablefish chromosome 12, Afim_UVic_2022, whole genome shotgun sequence, one DNA window encodes the following:
- the zgc:86609 gene encoding ER membrane protein complex subunit 3-like: MADPELLLDSSIRMWVVLPIVFITFFVGIIRHYVTQLLHSDKKVDLEQVSDSQVLLRSRILRENGKYIPKQSFAMRKHYFNDAETGFFKKVKRKVVPKNPMTDTSMLTDMMKGNLTNVLPMIVIGGWINWAFSGFVITKVPFPLTLRFKPMLQRGIDLLSLDASWVSSASWYFLNVFGLRSMYSLILGQDNAADQSRVMQDQMTGAAMAMPPDPNKAFKSEWEALEIVEHKWALENVEDELMTRDLNFGTFFSQDIKSTMF, encoded by the exons ATGGCCGATCCAGAGCTCCTGCTGGACTCCAGCATTCGGATGTGGGTGGTGCTTCCCATCGTCTTCATCACCTTCTTCGTCGGGATCATCCGTCACTACGTCACCCAGCTGCTGCACAGCGACAAGAAGGTCGACCTGGAGCAGGTTTCTGACAG CCAGGTGCTCCTTCGCAGCCGCATCCTCAGAGAGAATGGAAAGTACATTCCCAAACAG TCCTTCGCGATGAGGAAACATTACTTCAACGACGCCGAGACCGGATTCTTCAAGAAGGTCAAGAGGAAGGTCGTCCCCAAGAACCCCATGACAG acaCCAGCATGTTGACGGACATGATGAAGGGAAACCTCACCAACGTCCTGCCCATGATTGTGATCGGTGGATGGATCAACTGGGCGTTCTCTGGATTCGTCATAA CTAAGGTTCCGTTCCCTTTGACTCTGAGGTTTAAGCCGATGTTACAGAGGGGAATCGACCTGCTGTCACTGGACGCCTCCTg GGTGAGCTCTGCGTCGTGGTATTTCCTCAACGTGTTTGGACTGAGGAGCATGTACAGCCTCATCCTGGGACAAGACAACG CTGCCGACCAATCACGCGTCATGCAGGACCAGATGACCGGCGCTGCCATGGCGATGCCCCCCGACCCCAACAAGGCTTTTAAG agtGAGTGGGAGGCGCTGGAGATCGTGGAACACAAGTGGGCGTTGGAGAACGTGGAGGACGAGCT